One stretch of Carassius gibelio isolate Cgi1373 ecotype wild population from Czech Republic chromosome B1, carGib1.2-hapl.c, whole genome shotgun sequence DNA includes these proteins:
- the LOC127949505 gene encoding polymeric immunoglobulin receptor isoform X2: MYRFTGARVLSSVKMMKTLLFFTICLIKGHMGDDADAVTGISGGSVIIHCEYNPETTKEQRAKSFCKVSGSECTTMTEENNDLWIPEERFSLTDDKTCLISVLIRNLTVNDSGTYRCKADSKSIQEKKLEVTEESCCGTSEEQTAYLGGTAVIRCRYPEKYNDHIKQLFKLQNGSLIDFSTPRGAIDPRFSLNENKQEQVFTVTIVNVSRHDDGVYFCGARVTNNPTKIGYSPLFTEIQLHVTDLNVIIITVCVCLVVVLAGGLSVLLLKRRCKKTQGSGSSDQRSTGDNDEEVSSVYYATITASGNTSLDTSAQETLRLNTVYDTAHLPTNPSDSDFYSLAEQPKI, from the exons ATGTACAGATTCACAGGAGCGAGAGTTTTATCATCAGTGAAGATGATGAAGACCCTTCTCTTCTTCACAATCTGCCTGATTAAAG GTCACATGGGTGATGATGCTGACGCTGTGACTGGCATCTCAGGAGGAAGTGTCATCATCCACTGTGAATATAACCCTGAAACAACTAAAGAACAACGTGCAAAAAGCTTCTGCAAAGTGTCAGGCAGTGAATGTACAACCATGACAgaagaaaataatgatttatgGATCCCAGAAGAGAGATTCTCTCTGACTGATGATAAAACTTGTTTGATTAGTGTGCTCATTAGAAATCTGACTGTAAATGACAGCGGGACGTACAGATGTAAAGCTGACAGTAAATCCATTCAGGAGAAGAAATTAGAAGTGACAGAAG AGTCGTGTTGTGGGACGTCAGAGGAACAGACTGCTTATTTAGGAGGAACTGCTGTCATCCGCTGTAGATATCCAGAGAAATATAACGATCATATCAAGCAGCTGTTTAAACTCCAGAATGGATCACTGATTGATTTTAGCACACCTCGAGGTGCAATCGATCCTAGATTTTCTCTGAATGAGAACAAACAGGAGCAAGTCTTTACTGTGACTATCGTGAACGTGAGCAGACATGATGATGGGGTTTATTTCTGTGGAGCACGTGTCACAAACAATCCTACAAAGATCGGCTACAGTCCACTTTTCACAGAGATTCAGCTTCATGTCACAG ATCTCAACGTCATCAtcattacagtgtgtgtgtgtttggttgtggTGTTAGCCGGAGGACTGAGTGTGTTGTTGCTCAAGCGGAGGTGTAAGAAAACACAAG GCTCAGGCTCGTCAGATCAGAGGAGCACAGGAGATAATGATGAG GAAGTTTCATCTGTTTATTATGCAACGATCACAGCCTCTGGAAACACATCATTAGACACATCTGCTCAGGAAACTCTCCGATTAAACACAGTTTATGACACGGCACAtttacccacaaacccctctgaCAGTGACTTCTACTCATTGGCTGAACAGCCCAAAATATGA
- the LOC127949505 gene encoding uncharacterized protein LOC127949505 isoform X1, with product MYRFTGARVLSSVKMMKTLLFFTICLIKGHMGDDADAVTGISGGSVIIHCEYNPETTKEQRAKSFCKVSGSECTTMTEENNDLWIPEERFSLTDDKTCLISVLIRNLTVNDSGTYRCKADSKSIQEKKLEVTEESCCGTSEEQTAYLGGTAVIRCRYPEKYNDHIKQLFKLQNGSLIDFSTPRGAIDPRFSLNENKQEQVFTVTIVNVSRHDDGVYFCGARVTNNPTKIGYSPLFTEIQLHVTDQEQRDPSVLSDLNVIIITVCVCLVVVLAGGLSVLLLKRRCKKTQGSGSSDQRSTGDNDEEVSSVYYATITASGNTSLDTSAQETLRLNTVYDTAHLPTNPSDSDFYSLAEQPKI from the exons ATGTACAGATTCACAGGAGCGAGAGTTTTATCATCAGTGAAGATGATGAAGACCCTTCTCTTCTTCACAATCTGCCTGATTAAAG GTCACATGGGTGATGATGCTGACGCTGTGACTGGCATCTCAGGAGGAAGTGTCATCATCCACTGTGAATATAACCCTGAAACAACTAAAGAACAACGTGCAAAAAGCTTCTGCAAAGTGTCAGGCAGTGAATGTACAACCATGACAgaagaaaataatgatttatgGATCCCAGAAGAGAGATTCTCTCTGACTGATGATAAAACTTGTTTGATTAGTGTGCTCATTAGAAATCTGACTGTAAATGACAGCGGGACGTACAGATGTAAAGCTGACAGTAAATCCATTCAGGAGAAGAAATTAGAAGTGACAGAAG AGTCGTGTTGTGGGACGTCAGAGGAACAGACTGCTTATTTAGGAGGAACTGCTGTCATCCGCTGTAGATATCCAGAGAAATATAACGATCATATCAAGCAGCTGTTTAAACTCCAGAATGGATCACTGATTGATTTTAGCACACCTCGAGGTGCAATCGATCCTAGATTTTCTCTGAATGAGAACAAACAGGAGCAAGTCTTTACTGTGACTATCGTGAACGTGAGCAGACATGATGATGGGGTTTATTTCTGTGGAGCACGTGTCACAAACAATCCTACAAAGATCGGCTACAGTCCACTTTTCACAGAGATTCAGCTTCATGTCACAG ATCAAGAGCAAAGAGATCCTTCAGTCCTGTCTG ATCTCAACGTCATCAtcattacagtgtgtgtgtgtttggttgtggTGTTAGCCGGAGGACTGAGTGTGTTGTTGCTCAAGCGGAGGTGTAAGAAAACACAAG GCTCAGGCTCGTCAGATCAGAGGAGCACAGGAGATAATGATGAG GAAGTTTCATCTGTTTATTATGCAACGATCACAGCCTCTGGAAACACATCATTAGACACATCTGCTCAGGAAACTCTCCGATTAAACACAGTTTATGACACGGCACAtttacccacaaacccctctgaCAGTGACTTCTACTCATTGGCTGAACAGCCCAAAATATGA